TCAATTTCATCATTTGTATTAGAAAACTCAGCGAGTTGTTTTTCCTCATCTACAGCACCAACTTGGATGACCTCTTTATAGTAACCCGGATAGGCCGTTTCATCTGTCCGGTCTGACCCATCACCTTCATTCCCAGCTGCACAAACGACTGCAATATCAGCACTAACTGCCTTCTTAATGGAATCATGCAATCCAGGGGCATCATCTGGTCCCCCCAAAGACATAGATATTATCCTTACCTTCTCCTGATTTGGGCCACGCCATTCCCTTGCATAATCAATAGCATCAATAATACCTTGGTAAGAACCAGAGCCATTTTCATCTAATACCTTGAGAATCAAGAGTTTGCACTCAGGGGCAACCCCTACAACTCCCTGTTCATTTAATGAAGCTGCAATTGTTCCCGCAACATGAGTTCCATGATAGTGGGAATCAGTATAATCTTCGGGATCACCACCCGTAAAATTTCGTCCACCGATAATACGATCGGCTAAGTCAGGATGCGATATGTCACATCCTGTATCTAATACAGCTATAACAACATCCTTTCCCTTTTCCTCTTGCCATAATGAAGGGGCGTTAATCATTTTTATGCCATAAGGTGTTTGATCTTCCAATCCTTCCAATACTTCTCCCAGTCTAAATGGGACGAGACGAACATTATTCATAATTATTTCATCCTTTCAAATCAATATCACTATAGTAAATGCGTCGAAATGTTGAATTGAAAGGGACAACCACATATATTACCAAAATTTGTACCTTCACCTATGTATGATGAAACAATGATTAAATACTAAAGATGTAGTACCACCATCCTAGTATTATAAAAAACATTTCTGCTAGATTTTAAGAGATAAGAAATCCCGGGAAACCTAGTGTAAATACTTAGGAGGGATATAAGGGGGGAGTTTTTGCATCGGAACCCTTTAAAACGTTGAGAGGCTATATGTTCTCTGTCTAATCCTTTCTCCCTACGCTCTATTTCAAAACCTCATTGTTTCATATACTTTGAAAACTGGCTTTAAATCCATTGAAGTTCCTGACGATTAAATACGTTTTTCCCTTGAAGCTTTCCATCCTTCATCGGTACAATGACCAAATACATATGTGGAGTATATCCGTCTTGATGAACCCTCGCATAGGCTACATTTCGTTTCCCATAGCGTTAGGGGAATAATTTATAGTTCATGGGGGAAACATTCTTGTTCTTTTGGCTCTCTATAATCTTTTTTACTTGCTCATTGTAGTAGATGTTTTCTTTATGTATTAGATCGTAATTTAACGGTGTACGTTCTGGATCAATATCAAAGTTTTCGGCATTCCCACCATAGCATGTAGAGAATGGCCTTTATTCGGAACACTTCCAAGTAAAGGTGCGGTCTGTGAAACTTTGATGGCTATGCCGTATCCATGCTAATGCATGAAGAAGACCTTGGAGTGTCGCCCCCAAACGACGACCAACGGAAGGCCGTGGAATCCCGTAAAAAATCCCCCCAAAAAAACTTGAGGGTTCGGGTGCAGTTAGTCTATCAACTTCTTAAATTCCCGACCATTGGTTCTGCAATTTACCGTTGAAAGACTCCTCTATATGTTTTTTCATAATGGTTTCACCATAATATAAAAAAGAGAAGCTCAATGGGAGGTGGCTTCTCTTTTTCTGATAATGACCCAATTTACAGTGATTTATGGAATTCCGTTGTGTAGTCTTATTTATATGCATTATTTTCGAAATTGCTACGGTTTTTTCTCACTGGTTGCAATATTCTATAAAGGCCTATTGCCTAAAGGCAATTTTTTAGTATTCAGGCTAATGTGTTTTTTCTACGAAAAAACACAAGAAAAGAACAGCAATTCTAAAGCTGAATTGCTACTAAACATAAACATTAACATTAACTAAAACTTATAAAACTTTACAATCAGTTGGTATTACTAATAAAGTGAACCTTCATGCTAGGGTTCGGGTGCAAAGGGTGTGAAGCAAATTCAGGGATTTTATATAATAAAAGATCACTTTTATATTTAACCAATGTTATCTTTTAGAGTTATGTTCTAAAAGATAACATTGGTTAAATGAATACTAGCACTTTTAAAGGGCGGGGGGCAAAGTTAGGGCAAAAATCCATTGTATTCATTGGTAGAGTTTGCTATAATAACAACAATTAAACAGTTCGGAATAACAAAAAGGCTCAAGGCAATCGTAGTGATGCGTCAACATCCTACGACGGCTCACCGTGAACCAACCACGGTAAACACTTACCTCAAACCTTGTTGCGTTTTTTATGTTTGTATTGTACGACATATTTAACGAAATTTCAAGGGAGTTGTTGTATTCTCTTTTCTCAAAGGGCATGTTTACCGCATTTTAAAACGGTAAATAGGTCCTTTTTCTTTTTCCGCAGGAAAAGAGGAGAGAAAAATATGTTAATTTTGAGTGATGATTTTGCCCGTATGCAAAACTATGAATCTTACACAAAAACAAGTCATGAACAAAAACAAATGAAGTACAAACTATTAGAAATGGTTGAATCTGTTCTTGGAGATGCATTTGCTCGTTTGAAACAAGAAACACGAGATGCTATTGATATGATTTGCTTTTTGGCAACAGATAAAGGCTTTGTGTATGCTAAAGACTCCTATTTTGCTGAGAAACACGCTGTTTCTGCTCGTACAATTCGTCGTGTAATGAAAACCCTAGAAGACGCTGGAAAAATTGTGAAGGCTCATCGATCTTCTTCCAAACATAATGGCCGTGGTGCAGCCGTTTATTTCTTTGTTAATCATCCTTTTTTTACACACTGGCAACAATATTTCGGCTTTGATGTCCAAGCTGATGTCCAAGCAGAAAACGCTGAAATACCTTGCGGGAGTAAGGATGGGGAAACAAAAAAAGTTTCTACCTATTCTTTACCTAAAAATAATTATATTAAAGATCATTTTATGTGCAAAATGATTCCTTTTATCAAAGGGGTTCCAAAATTAATTAATCAAACTTTTAAAGGTCTATTTAAGGAATCTCTAAAAGACCTTTATTTACGTGTACGTATAGCTTCTCAAAAAGTATGTCAATCTACATCTATCACTCTTTCTAAGAAGGATATTCACTCTATTGCTTATGAATCTATTCATGCCCTTTTTACATACATAAAAATACGTTCTATGAGCTTTGAAGAGCAATGTAAATTAGTATACCGTATTGCTTTAAACAAATTTAATGATCTTGCACAAACAGAAAATAAAGGGAATGAGGAAAAGTCTGTAGTTGTACCTCCGTGTAAGATTGTACGTAAAGAAATGTTACCGAATTGGTTCCAGGAACAACAAGAAAAAGTAATAGAGATCAAAGAGCCTCTTTCTGCAAAATCCGAAAGAGAAATAACAGGAGGACTTTCTTCTATAAATGATGAATCAGCAGAAGACGAACTGGTTAGGATGAAGGTTATTTTAGCTCATTATTCTTAAAACAGGTTTAAGACTGCTGTTTTTAGTAACTTAAACTTTTTAATTCATATAGACAAAGACTTTATAAGATTTAAATCGATAATTATCAGAAAGCTTTAAGAAAAGGTGTACAGGATAAAAGATGTTTTTTCTTATAATGCAGATATTGAAAAAAATGCTTATGTGAATATAATAACAACTACATTTTTTATAGAATTACACCTATTATATAATATATATTATATACATATTATATATTATATTAAAAAATCAAAGTGACATTATTTACGACCACCCTAATAACATAAAATACGAATAAAAAGTATACAATAAATATATTCATTTGTATGATTAGGGTGGTTGAGATAACCAAAAAGGGATAGGATTTAATCATGAATAGATTCTGGTGCAAAAATTTAATCTAACTTGAAGCTAATCTTCTAAACTTGGACATACTGATACTAGTACTCTAGAAAAGACCTGTAGTGTGATGTCAAGTAGTTATTTTAGTGATTAAAACATTTAATCAGCTATTCTTGCTTAAAAAAGGCAATACGAAACTAGACCATTAATTATAT
This window of the Priestia filamentosa genome carries:
- a CDS encoding S8 family peptidase yields the protein MNNVRLVPFRLGEVLEGLEDQTPYGIKMINAPSLWQEEKGKDVVIAVLDTGCDISHPDLADRIIGGRNFTGGDPEDYTDSHYHGTHVAGTIAASLNEQGVVGVAPECKLLILKVLDENGSGSYQGIIDAIDYAREWRGPNQEKVRIISMSLGGPDDAPGLHDSIKKAVSADIAVVCAAGNEGDGSDRTDETAYPGYYKEVIQVGAVDEEKQLAEFSNTNDEIDLVAPGVDVMSTYPGNKFAKLSGTSMATPHVSGAIAIIINKEEKEFGRRLTEPEIYAQLTQNTVSIDLSKKAQGNGLLYLYGNNK